One region of Microbacterium sp. M28 genomic DNA includes:
- a CDS encoding rhodanese-like domain-containing protein, whose amino-acid sequence MIERTDYFAAKLAYETDASDLYARQKAGDGVLVIDVRSDEAWAQGRVAGAIHMHYNDIADRAPQEIPAGTDVVVYCWSPGCNAGAKGALEFAKLGYPVREMIGGFEYWVREGYPVENADGVHRRTVDPLTGVPRIRTRA is encoded by the coding sequence ATGATCGAGCGCACCGACTACTTCGCAGCCAAGCTGGCCTACGAGACCGACGCCAGCGACCTGTACGCCCGCCAGAAGGCCGGGGACGGCGTCCTGGTCATCGACGTCCGCTCCGACGAGGCCTGGGCGCAGGGACGCGTCGCGGGGGCCATCCACATGCACTACAACGACATCGCCGATCGCGCCCCGCAGGAGATCCCCGCCGGCACGGACGTCGTCGTGTACTGCTGGAGCCCGGGGTGCAACGCCGGTGCCAAGGGAGCCCTGGAGTTCGCGAAGCTCGGCTATCCGGTCCGCGAGATGATCGGCGGGTTCGAGTACTGGGTGCGCGAGGGCTACCCTGTCGAGAACGCCGACGGCGTCCACCGGCGAACGGTCGACCCGCTCACCGGCGTCCCGCGCATCCGCACGCGCGCGTAG
- the erpA gene encoding iron-sulfur cluster insertion protein ErpA: protein MSDTTLTTETNTAHGVKLTDAAALKVKSLLEQEGRDDLRLRVAVQPGGCSGLIYQLYFDERYLDGDETVDFDGVEVIVDNMSVPYLDGASIDFKDTISEQGFTIDNPNAAGSCACGDSFH from the coding sequence ATGAGCGACACCACACTGACCACCGAGACCAACACCGCACACGGGGTGAAGCTGACCGACGCCGCGGCGCTCAAGGTCAAGAGCCTCCTCGAGCAGGAGGGGCGCGACGACCTGCGTCTGCGCGTCGCCGTGCAGCCCGGCGGCTGCTCCGGCCTGATCTACCAGCTGTACTTCGACGAGCGGTACCTGGACGGCGACGAGACGGTCGACTTCGACGGCGTCGAGGTCATCGTCGACAACATGAGCGTGCCGTATCTCGACGGTGCATCGATCGATTTCAAGGACACGATCTCGGAGCAGGGCTTCACGATCGACAACCCGAATGCGGCGGGCAGCTGCGCCTGCGGCGACAGCTTCCACTGA
- a CDS encoding cytochrome c oxidase subunit 4, protein MRDNVILWWVLTAFFAVVAVVYTGWNILEHQDRPIVTAIEWVGTVALLFTAFMGAMIAWYLHRTHRAQGGELPEDILTSDIDDGDPELGEFSPWSWWPIVLAGSAAIFVVGLAVGHFLLPIGLAIFVIAIVGWVYEYYRGNFAR, encoded by the coding sequence ATGCGCGACAACGTCATCCTGTGGTGGGTGCTCACGGCCTTCTTCGCCGTCGTGGCCGTCGTCTACACCGGCTGGAACATCCTGGAGCACCAGGACCGTCCGATCGTGACCGCGATCGAGTGGGTCGGCACCGTTGCCCTGTTGTTCACCGCCTTCATGGGCGCGATGATCGCCTGGTACCTGCACCGCACCCACCGTGCCCAGGGCGGCGAGCTGCCCGAGGACATCCTGACGAGCGACATCGACGACGGAGATCCCGAGCTCGGCGAGTTCAGCCCGTGGTCGTGGTGGCCGATCGTCCTCGCGGGTTCCGCGGCGATCTTCGTCGTCGGACTCGCCGTCGGACACTTCCTGCTCCCGATCGGTCTCGCGATCTTCGTCATCGCGATCGTCGGCTGGGTGTACGAGTACTACCGCGGCAACTTCGCCCGCTGA
- the coxB gene encoding cytochrome c oxidase subunit II, which translates to MPSKRRLRWAAIPLGIAAAVALAGCTPTELNGFLPGFVEDGTAATNQTERVSGLWVNSWIVLLAVGVITWGLMAWAAIAYRRRKGQTGLPVQMRYNMPIEIFYTIVPLLLVLGMFFFTARDQTAIETQWEEPDVEITAIGKQWAWDFMYAGEDDDLSDAVWTMGIQAQPDKDGNVDQEQLPTLVLPVDQDVTIHLQSRDVIHSFWIIDFLYKKDMYIGKDNTWSFTPTRVGEYEGKCAELCGEYHSMMLFNVKVVEQDEYDAYVEELREKGNTGDIADAYDRLSNLPGTGSSEEASEGEEE; encoded by the coding sequence GTGCCCTCGAAACGCCGCCTTCGTTGGGCCGCCATTCCTCTGGGAATCGCGGCAGCCGTGGCCCTGGCGGGATGTACTCCCACCGAGCTCAACGGCTTCCTTCCTGGCTTCGTCGAGGACGGTACGGCCGCGACAAACCAGACCGAGCGAGTCTCCGGTCTGTGGGTGAACTCCTGGATCGTCCTGCTGGCGGTCGGTGTCATCACCTGGGGTCTCATGGCATGGGCCGCCATCGCGTACCGCCGTCGCAAGGGCCAGACCGGCCTGCCGGTGCAGATGCGCTACAACATGCCGATCGAGATCTTCTACACGATCGTGCCGCTGCTGCTCGTGCTCGGAATGTTCTTCTTCACCGCGCGTGACCAGACCGCGATCGAGACGCAGTGGGAAGAGCCCGACGTCGAGATCACCGCGATCGGCAAGCAGTGGGCGTGGGACTTCATGTACGCCGGCGAGGACGACGACCTGTCGGATGCCGTGTGGACCATGGGCATCCAGGCCCAGCCCGACAAGGACGGCAACGTCGACCAGGAGCAGCTTCCGACGCTGGTCCTGCCGGTCGATCAGGATGTCACCATCCACCTCCAGTCGCGCGACGTCATCCACTCGTTCTGGATCATCGACTTCCTCTACAAGAAGGACATGTACATCGGGAAGGACAACACCTGGTCCTTCACTCCGACGCGTGTCGGCGAGTACGAGGGCAAGTGCGCGGAGCTCTGCGGCGAGTACCACTCGATGATGCTGTTCAACGTCAAGGTCGTCGAGCAGGACGAATACGACGCCTACGTCGAGGAACTGCGCGAGAAGGGCAACACCGGCGACATCGCCGATGCCTACGACCGCCTGTCGAACCTCCCCGGAACCGGATCCTCCGAAGAGGCATCCGAGGGAGAAGAGGAGTAA
- a CDS encoding ubiquinol-cytochrome c reductase iron-sulfur subunit — protein MAHDDDSQALDRAYQPSPGLGVAVSDPVQNPGLPPHRERMTDKDPRAEKRAVRTVYTLFYLSLAGSIWAVAAYMLFPIEDQSLVSIRYNNLFIGLGIGLALLALGLGAIHWSKALMSDKEFTEYRHPTRGKDSTREASIKAFADANEESGFGRRAMIRNSLFAALVASIIPGVTLFRGLAPHSTAEDPTKGDPVALLKHTMWDKGQRLVRDPDGTPIRAADVTLGSAFHVIPEDLATLSHHDGYLEEKAKAIVLMMRLRPEQLIEAEDRKDWSYDGIVAYSKVCTHVGCPVALYEQQTHHLLCPCHQSQFDVTDHAKVIFGPAARPLPQLPITVDDEGYLVAKSDFTEPVGPSFWERH, from the coding sequence ATGGCACACGACGACGACTCGCAGGCTCTTGACAGGGCCTACCAGCCCTCTCCTGGGCTGGGTGTCGCAGTCAGCGATCCCGTGCAGAACCCGGGGCTGCCGCCGCACCGCGAGCGGATGACCGACAAGGACCCGCGCGCCGAGAAGCGAGCGGTCCGAACGGTCTACACGCTCTTCTACCTGTCGCTGGCCGGCTCCATCTGGGCGGTCGCCGCCTACATGCTGTTCCCGATCGAGGACCAGTCGCTGGTCTCGATCCGTTACAACAACCTGTTCATCGGTCTGGGCATCGGTCTCGCCCTGCTCGCACTTGGTCTGGGAGCGATCCACTGGTCCAAGGCGCTGATGAGCGACAAGGAGTTCACCGAGTACCGCCACCCCACCCGTGGCAAGGACTCGACGCGCGAGGCATCCATCAAGGCGTTCGCCGACGCGAACGAGGAGTCCGGCTTCGGACGACGCGCGATGATCCGCAACTCGCTGTTCGCGGCGCTCGTCGCCTCGATCATCCCCGGTGTCACGCTGTTCCGCGGGCTGGCACCGCACAGCACCGCAGAGGACCCCACCAAGGGCGACCCGGTGGCGCTGCTCAAGCACACCATGTGGGACAAGGGCCAGCGCCTCGTGCGCGACCCCGACGGCACCCCGATCCGCGCAGCGGACGTGACCCTCGGCTCGGCGTTCCACGTCATCCCCGAGGATCTCGCCACCCTGTCGCACCACGACGGCTACCTCGAGGAGAAGGCGAAGGCCATCGTGCTGATGATGCGCCTTCGGCCTGAGCAGCTCATCGAGGCCGAGGACCGCAAGGACTGGTCGTACGACGGCATCGTCGCGTACTCCAAGGTCTGCACGCACGTCGGATGCCCCGTCGCCCTGTACGAGCAGCAGACGCACCACCTGCTCTGCCCCTGCCACCAGTCGCAGTTCGACGTGACCGACCACGCCAAGGTCATCTTCGGCCCGGCAGCCCGCCCGCTGCCGCAGCTGCCGATCACCGTCGATGACGAGGGCTACCTCGTCGCGAAGAGCGACTTCACCGAACCCGTCGGCCCGAGCTTCTGGGAGCGTCATTGA
- a CDS encoding cytochrome b, with the protein MSTATLSKEDNKDTKAPLGGRFVGAASNYIDERTSLSGFVKELGRKIFPDHWSFMLGEIALWSFVVVFLSGTFLTFFFQASMVETHYTGAYAPMRGIEMSAALESTLNISFDVRGGLLVRQIHHWAALVFIAGIGVHMLRVFFTGAFRKPRELNWVIGFVLFVLALAEGFTGYSLPDDLLSGNGLRIIDGMVKGLPLIGTWTSFLLFGGEFPGTDIVGRLYTLHILLLPLLVIAFIVLHLMLMVINKHTQFAGPGRSNDNVVGYPMMPVYMSKMGGYLFIVFGTIVLIATFFQINPIWNYGPYDPSPVSAGTQPDWYIGFADGALRLAPSNWDIVFLDRTWSFGIIVPVLVLLVFLVAVAIYPFIEAWVTGDKREHHIAQRPRNAATRTAIGVAGVIFYAVLWAAASSDLIATHFMLTMEGVIHTLQALLILGPVLGYFVTKRICIALQKKDREIVLHGYESGRIVRLPGGEFIEVHQPVDKYDRWKLIDVEGYEPLVVRPNAKGRIPWTQNLRSAMSRWFYEDRLTPLTQAEVDAADAHQHHVIAQDAETEAAEIQGAHERAGVPDAPLVATEDHVGETANTPSTVIATEPVKKASKKKKKSEDGE; encoded by the coding sequence TTGAGCACCGCAACGCTGTCCAAAGAGGACAACAAGGACACCAAGGCGCCTCTCGGCGGCCGTTTCGTCGGCGCCGCGTCGAACTACATCGATGAGCGCACCAGCCTCTCCGGCTTCGTCAAGGAGCTCGGTCGCAAGATCTTCCCCGACCACTGGTCGTTCATGCTGGGTGAGATCGCACTGTGGAGCTTCGTGGTCGTGTTCCTCTCCGGAACCTTCCTGACGTTCTTCTTCCAGGCCTCGATGGTGGAGACCCACTACACCGGCGCCTACGCTCCGATGCGCGGCATCGAGATGTCCGCGGCTCTCGAGTCCACGCTGAACATCTCGTTCGACGTGCGCGGCGGACTCCTCGTCCGTCAGATCCACCACTGGGCGGCGCTGGTCTTCATCGCCGGCATCGGCGTGCACATGCTGCGCGTGTTCTTCACCGGCGCGTTCCGCAAGCCGCGCGAGCTCAACTGGGTGATCGGCTTCGTGCTGTTCGTCCTGGCACTGGCCGAGGGCTTCACCGGCTACTCGCTCCCCGACGACCTGCTCTCTGGCAACGGCCTGCGCATCATCGACGGCATGGTGAAGGGTCTCCCGCTGATCGGAACCTGGACCTCGTTCCTGCTGTTCGGCGGCGAGTTCCCCGGCACCGACATCGTCGGCCGCCTGTACACACTGCACATCCTGCTGCTGCCGCTGCTGGTGATCGCGTTCATCGTGCTGCACCTCATGCTCATGGTCATCAACAAGCACACGCAGTTCGCCGGCCCCGGCCGTTCGAACGACAACGTCGTGGGCTACCCGATGATGCCGGTCTACATGTCCAAGATGGGCGGCTACCTGTTCATCGTGTTCGGCACGATCGTGTTGATCGCGACGTTCTTCCAGATCAACCCGATCTGGAACTACGGACCGTACGACCCCTCCCCCGTCTCCGCCGGTACCCAGCCCGACTGGTACATCGGCTTCGCGGACGGGGCACTGCGTCTGGCGCCGTCGAACTGGGACATCGTGTTCCTGGACCGCACCTGGTCGTTCGGCATCATCGTCCCGGTGCTCGTCCTGCTGGTGTTCCTCGTCGCCGTCGCGATCTACCCCTTCATCGAGGCGTGGGTCACCGGCGACAAGCGCGAGCACCACATCGCCCAGCGTCCGCGCAACGCCGCCACGCGCACCGCGATCGGCGTCGCCGGCGTGATCTTCTACGCAGTGCTGTGGGCCGCGGCATCGTCCGACCTCATCGCGACGCACTTCATGCTGACGATGGAAGGCGTGATCCACACGCTGCAGGCGCTGCTGATCCTGGGCCCGGTGCTCGGTTACTTCGTCACGAAGCGCATCTGCATCGCGTTGCAGAAGAAGGACCGCGAGATCGTCCTGCACGGCTATGAGTCCGGCCGCATCGTCCGCCTCCCCGGTGGCGAGTTCATCGAGGTGCACCAGCCGGTCGACAAGTACGACCGCTGGAAGCTCATCGATGTCGAGGGCTACGAGCCGCTCGTCGTGCGCCCCAACGCCAAGGGTCGCATCCCGTGGACGCAGAACCTGCGCTCGGCCATGTCGCGCTGGTTCTACGAGGACCGTCTCACCCCGCTCACACAGGCCGAGGTGGACGCCGCGGATGCTCACCAGCACCACGTCATCGCACAGGATGCCGAGACCGAGGCCGCCGAGATCCAGGGTGCTCACGAGCGCGCCGGAGTCCCCGACGCCCCGCTGGTGGCCACCGAGGACCACGTCGGCGAAACAGCCAACACGCCCAGCACGGTCATCGCGACCGAGCCGGTCAAGAAGGCGTCCAAGAAGAAGAAGAAGTCGGAGGACGGCGAGTAA
- a CDS encoding c-type cytochrome: MAREKKRRSNGRRSPFAAAALIGAGLLITGGVYAGASAAIAATETPTVASASLTAEDGEKLFQANCATCHGLDMQGTDNGPSLIGVGELATEFQLSTGRMPLQMQGPQAPQKPVQFTEDQIQAISSYVQEVAPGPTYPADWITSGEANPDNADDEASVSHGAELFRVNCAMCHNVAAAGGALTEGKYAPALTETSALHIYAAMVTGPQNMPVFGNMNLSDEDKRDIIAALVFQQESVQPGGFSLGSLGPVSEGLFVWIFGIGALVAITVWITAKSN; the protein is encoded by the coding sequence ATGGCACGAGAGAAGAAGCGCCGTTCGAACGGTCGCCGCAGCCCCTTCGCGGCAGCGGCACTGATCGGAGCAGGACTCCTCATCACCGGCGGCGTGTACGCCGGTGCATCCGCGGCGATCGCCGCGACCGAAACCCCGACCGTCGCATCTGCGTCGCTGACCGCTGAGGACGGCGAGAAGCTGTTCCAGGCGAACTGCGCCACCTGCCACGGCCTCGACATGCAGGGCACCGACAACGGCCCGAGCCTCATCGGCGTCGGAGAACTCGCCACCGAGTTCCAGCTGTCGACCGGCCGTATGCCCCTGCAGATGCAGGGACCGCAGGCGCCGCAGAAGCCGGTGCAGTTCACGGAGGATCAGATCCAGGCGATCTCGTCCTACGTCCAGGAGGTCGCCCCCGGCCCGACCTACCCCGCCGACTGGATCACCTCCGGTGAGGCGAACCCCGACAACGCCGACGACGAAGCGAGCGTCTCGCACGGTGCCGAGCTGTTCCGCGTGAACTGCGCGATGTGCCACAACGTCGCCGCCGCCGGTGGAGCGCTCACCGAGGGCAAGTACGCTCCGGCTCTGACCGAGACCAGCGCGCTGCACATCTACGCGGCCATGGTCACGGGTCCGCAGAACATGCCCGTGTTCGGCAACATGAACCTGTCCGACGAGGACAAGCGCGACATCATCGCGGCGCTGGTCTTCCAGCAGGAGTCCGTGCAGCCGGGCGGGTTCTCGCTCGGATCCCTTGGCCCCGTCTCCGAGGGCCTGTTCGTCTGGATCTTCGGCATCGGCGCTCTTGTCGCCATCACCGTGTGGATCACGGCGAAGTCCAACTGA
- the ctaD gene encoding cytochrome c oxidase subunit I produces MSTTAEPKIDETAGSRPNTLPARQAALMSSSRVEQKGNIVVKWITSTDHKTIGYMYLIASVLFFLLGGVMALVIRAELFAPGMQIIPTKEQYNQLFTMHGTIMLLMFATPLFAGFANAILPLQLGAPDVAFPRLNAFAFWLFLFGSTIAVAGFLTPQGAASFGWFAYQPLANASFSPGAGGNLWMVGLGISGFGTILGAVNFITTVITMRAPGMTMWRMPIFSWNTLITSLLILMAFPVLAAAIFAAAADRILGAHIYDPANGGVLLWQHLFWFFGHPEVYIIALPFFGIVSEIFPVFSRKPIFGYKTLVYATIAIAALSVAVWAHHMYVTGSVLLPFFALMTMLIAVPTGVKIFNWIGTMWRGSVTFETPMVFALGFLVSFVFGGLTGVILASPPLDFHLSDSYFVVAHFHYVVFGTVVFAMFAGFYFWWPKWTGRMLNERLGYVHFWMLFIGFHMTFLIQHWLGVDGMVRRYADYSAADGWTWQNQVSTIGAIILGASMLPFFLNVWITARKAPKVTVNDPWGYGASLEWATSCPPPRHNFTSIPRIRSERPAFDLNHPEAAEHPVAAHAAAGEAK; encoded by the coding sequence ATGTCGACCACAGCTGAACCCAAGATCGACGAGACCGCCGGCTCCCGCCCGAACACCCTGCCCGCCCGCCAGGCCGCTCTGATGAGCTCCTCGCGCGTCGAGCAGAAGGGCAACATCGTCGTCAAGTGGATCACCTCCACCGACCACAAGACCATCGGGTACATGTACCTGATCGCGTCCGTGCTGTTCTTCCTCCTCGGCGGCGTGATGGCCCTGGTCATCCGTGCCGAGCTGTTCGCGCCGGGTATGCAGATCATCCCGACGAAGGAGCAGTACAACCAGCTGTTCACGATGCACGGCACGATCATGCTGCTGATGTTCGCGACGCCGCTGTTCGCGGGCTTCGCCAACGCGATCCTGCCGCTGCAGCTGGGTGCTCCGGACGTCGCCTTCCCGCGTCTGAACGCGTTCGCGTTCTGGCTGTTCCTGTTCGGCTCGACGATCGCGGTCGCCGGCTTCCTCACCCCGCAGGGTGCGGCGTCGTTCGGCTGGTTCGCCTACCAGCCGCTCGCGAACGCCTCGTTCTCACCCGGTGCCGGTGGAAACCTCTGGATGGTCGGTCTCGGCATCTCCGGTTTCGGCACGATCCTCGGTGCGGTGAACTTCATCACCACGGTCATCACGATGCGCGCCCCGGGTATGACGATGTGGCGCATGCCGATCTTCAGCTGGAACACGCTCATCACCAGCCTGCTGATCCTGATGGCCTTCCCCGTGCTGGCGGCAGCGATCTTCGCCGCGGCGGCCGACCGCATCCTCGGTGCGCACATCTACGACCCGGCCAACGGCGGCGTGCTCCTGTGGCAGCACCTGTTCTGGTTCTTCGGGCACCCTGAGGTGTACATCATCGCGCTGCCGTTCTTCGGCATCGTCTCCGAGATCTTCCCGGTGTTCAGCCGCAAGCCGATCTTCGGATACAAGACCCTCGTGTACGCGACCATCGCGATCGCCGCGCTGTCGGTGGCCGTCTGGGCGCACCACATGTACGTCACGGGTTCGGTGCTGCTGCCGTTCTTCGCGCTGATGACGATGCTCATCGCGGTTCCGACCGGTGTGAAGATCTTCAACTGGATCGGCACCATGTGGCGGGGCTCCGTCACGTTCGAGACGCCGATGGTCTTCGCTCTCGGCTTCCTCGTCTCGTTCGTCTTCGGTGGCCTCACCGGCGTCATCCTCGCCTCGCCTCCGCTGGACTTCCACCTCAGCGACTCGTACTTCGTCGTCGCCCACTTCCACTACGTGGTGTTCGGGACCGTCGTGTTCGCGATGTTCGCCGGCTTCTACTTCTGGTGGCCGAAGTGGACTGGGCGGATGCTGAACGAGCGTCTCGGCTACGTGCACTTCTGGATGCTGTTCATCGGCTTCCACATGACCTTCCTCATCCAGCACTGGCTGGGCGTCGACGGCATGGTCCGCCGCTACGCGGACTACTCCGCGGCCGACGGGTGGACGTGGCAGAACCAGGTGTCGACGATCGGTGCGATCATCCTCGGCGCTTCGATGCTGCCGTTCTTCCTGAACGTGTGGATCACGGCCCGCAAGGCGCCGAAGGTCACCGTGAACGACCCGTGGGGATACGGCGCATCGCTCGAGTGGGCGACCAGCTGCCCGCCGCCGCGTCACAACTTCACGTCGATCCCTCGTATCCGCAGCGAGCGTCCCGCGTTCGACCTGAACCACCCGGAGGCCGCAGAGCACCCGGTCGCAGCTCACGCAGCTGCGGGAGAGGCCAAGTAA